A window from Pseudomonas frederiksbergensis encodes these proteins:
- a CDS encoding STAS domain-containing protein → MSVVTEVSKDGQKLTISVKGRFDFAKHQEFRESYEDKKLSAVVVDLKEATYLDSSALGMLLLLRDHAGGDNSDIRVVNSSTDVKKILAISNFDKLFDIS, encoded by the coding sequence ATGTCAGTCGTTACAGAAGTCTCAAAAGATGGGCAAAAGCTGACGATATCGGTCAAGGGACGATTCGATTTCGCCAAGCATCAGGAATTTCGTGAGTCCTATGAGGACAAGAAACTCTCCGCAGTTGTCGTCGACTTGAAAGAAGCGACCTACCTCGACAGTTCGGCGCTGGGCATGTTGCTCTTGCTGCGTGATCACGCTGGTGGCGACAATTCCGATATTCGCGTCGTTAACAGTAGTACCGATGTGAAGAAGATCCTCGCCATCTCCAACTTCGACAAACTGTTCGACATCAGTTGA
- the fliI gene encoding flagellar protein export ATPase FliI yields the protein MRLDRTSFAKRLGSYAEATELAGAPILEGRLLRMVGLTLEAEGLRAAMGSRCMVINDDSYHPVQVEAEVMGFSGSKVFLMPVGSVAGIAPGARVVPLADTGRLPMGMSMLGRVLDGAGRALDGKGGMKAEDWVPMDGPTINPLKREPISEPLDVGIRSINGLLTVGRGQRLGLFAGTGVGKSVLLGMMTRFTEADIIVVGLIGERGREVKEFIEHILGEEGLKRSVVVASPADDAPLMRLRAAMYCTRIAEYFRDKGKNVLLLMDSLTRFAQAQREIALAIGEPPATKGYPPSVFAKLPKLVERAGNAEKGGGSITAFYTVLSEGDDQQDPIADAARGVLDGHIVLSRRLAEEGHYPAIDIEASISRVMPSVVTPEHMMRAQYFKQLWSRYQQSRDLISVGAYVAGGDRETDLAISLQPQLVKYLRQGLNDSISLGESEAYLGTIFAPAAGG from the coding sequence ATGCGCCTTGATCGCACCAGCTTCGCCAAGCGCCTCGGCAGCTACGCCGAGGCCACGGAGCTTGCAGGCGCGCCGATCCTGGAAGGCCGCTTGCTGCGCATGGTCGGCCTGACCCTCGAAGCCGAGGGCTTGCGCGCCGCCATGGGCAGCCGCTGCATGGTCATCAACGACGACAGTTATCACCCGGTGCAGGTCGAAGCCGAAGTCATGGGCTTTTCCGGCAGCAAGGTGTTTTTGATGCCGGTCGGCAGCGTTGCCGGCATCGCTCCCGGTGCCCGTGTGGTTCCTCTGGCCGATACCGGCCGTCTGCCAATGGGCATGAGCATGCTCGGGCGGGTGCTCGATGGCGCCGGTCGCGCGCTGGACGGCAAGGGCGGGATGAAGGCCGAAGACTGGGTGCCGATGGACGGCCCGACCATCAACCCGCTCAAGCGCGAACCGATCAGCGAGCCGCTGGACGTGGGCATTCGCAGCATCAACGGTTTGTTGACGGTCGGTCGCGGTCAGCGTCTTGGCCTGTTTGCCGGTACTGGCGTGGGCAAGAGTGTCCTGCTGGGGATGATGACCCGTTTCACCGAGGCCGACATCATCGTCGTCGGGCTGATTGGTGAGCGGGGTCGTGAAGTCAAGGAATTCATCGAGCACATCCTCGGTGAAGAAGGCCTCAAGCGTTCGGTCGTGGTGGCCTCCCCGGCGGACGATGCGCCGCTGATGCGCCTGCGCGCTGCGATGTACTGCACGCGAATCGCCGAGTATTTCCGTGACAAGGGCAAGAACGTCCTGTTGCTGATGGACTCGCTGACCCGTTTCGCCCAGGCCCAGCGAGAAATCGCCCTGGCCATTGGCGAGCCGCCAGCGACCAAGGGCTATCCGCCATCGGTGTTCGCCAAACTGCCGAAACTGGTGGAGCGGGCCGGTAACGCGGAGAAGGGCGGCGGTTCAATCACCGCGTTCTACACCGTACTGTCCGAAGGCGATGACCAGCAGGACCCGATTGCCGATGCCGCACGAGGCGTGCTCGACGGGCACATCGTGCTGTCCCGGCGCCTGGCCGAGGAAGGCCATTACCCGGCCATCGATATCGAAGCGTCGATCAGCCGGGTCATGCCGTCTGTGGTTACGCCCGAACACATGATGCGCGCCCAGTATTTCAAGCAGCTGTGGTCGCGTTATCAGCAGAGTCGAGACCTGATCAGCGTCGGCGCCTACGTCGCGGGTGGCGATCGGGAAACCGACCTGGCGATCTCGCTGCAACCGCAGTTGGTGAAATACCTGCGCCAGGGCCTGAACGACAGCATCAGCCTGGGCGAAAGCGAAGCCTATCTGGGCACGATTTTCGCTCCCGCGGCCGGCGGCTAA
- the fliL gene encoding flagellar basal body-associated protein FliL: MAKSEAAVKDPATKGKLKLIIVIVVALLLAIGLSVGATWFFMHSAQSKPADAAETAPVGKQPAIFEPMAPAFVANYNQNGRQRYMQVSITMQGRNQADLDALKVHMPVIRNNLVMLFSGQDFATLASPVGQEMLRQKATASVQEVAQKELGKVVIEQLLFTNFVLQ; this comes from the coding sequence ATGGCGAAGAGCGAAGCAGCAGTAAAAGACCCCGCAACCAAAGGCAAACTCAAGCTGATCATTGTGATCGTGGTGGCCCTGCTGCTGGCGATCGGTTTGTCCGTGGGAGCAACCTGGTTCTTCATGCACAGCGCCCAGAGCAAACCTGCCGACGCGGCTGAAACCGCCCCGGTCGGCAAGCAGCCAGCGATTTTCGAGCCCATGGCTCCGGCCTTCGTGGCCAACTACAACCAGAACGGTCGTCAGCGCTACATGCAGGTGAGCATCACCATGCAGGGTCGCAATCAGGCCGATCTGGACGCGCTCAAAGTCCACATGCCCGTCATCCGCAATAACCTGGTCATGCTGTTCTCGGGACAGGATTTCGCCACGCTGGCATCGCCGGTCGGCCAGGAAATGTTGCGTCAGAAAGCCACGGCCAGCGTCCAGGAAGTGGCGCAGAAAGAACTCGGCAAAGTGGTCATCGAACAGTTGCTTTTCACTAATTTCGTACTGCAGTAG
- the fliO gene encoding flagellar biosynthetic protein FliO, whose protein sequence is MKKVLGGLPGLALALPFSVMAAEPVATAASAAAPAVSSGVAGQLTQLVFGLLLVLGLIFFLAWLLRRVQQAGPAGKGQVIELIGSRALGPRDRLMLVQVGNEQILLGLSPGTITALHVLKEPVQVPGITEKATPEFAQRLMELMGKDHKDKK, encoded by the coding sequence GTGAAAAAGGTTCTGGGGGGGTTGCCAGGGTTGGCGCTGGCCTTGCCGTTCAGCGTTATGGCTGCCGAGCCGGTGGCGACGGCTGCCAGCGCCGCCGCACCGGCGGTCAGCAGCGGTGTGGCCGGGCAATTGACGCAGTTGGTGTTCGGTTTGCTGCTGGTGCTGGGGTTGATCTTCTTCCTCGCCTGGTTGCTGCGCCGGGTCCAGCAGGCCGGGCCGGCCGGCAAAGGGCAGGTGATCGAGCTGATCGGTTCCCGCGCACTCGGCCCGCGTGACCGTCTGATGCTGGTGCAGGTCGGCAACGAGCAGATTCTGCTTGGCTTGAGCCCCGGCACCATCACCGCGCTGCACGTGCTCAAGGAGCCGGTGCAAGTGCCCGGCATTACTGAGAAAGCGACCCCCGAGTTTGCCCAGCGCCTGATGGAGCTGATGGGCAAGGATCATAAGGATAAGAAGTAA
- the fliM gene encoding flagellar motor switch protein FliM: protein MAVQDLLSQDEIDALLHGVDDGLVQTDTAAEPGSVKSYDLTSQDRIVRGRMPTLEMINERFARYTRISMFNMLRRSADVAVGGVQVMKFGEYVHSLYVPTSLNLVKIKPLRGTALFILDAKLVFKLVDNFFGGDGRHAKIEGREFTPTELRVVRMVLEQAFVDLKEAWQAIMEVNFEYINSEVNPAMANIVGPSEAIVVSTFHIELDGGGGDLHVTMPYSMIEPVREMLDAGFQSDLDDQDERWVNALRQDVLDVDVPIGATVARRQLRLRDILHMQPGDIIPVEMPDEMIMRANGVPAFKVKMGSHKGNLALQVIEPIERR, encoded by the coding sequence ATGGCCGTGCAGGACCTGCTGTCCCAGGATGAGATCGATGCGCTGTTGCATGGCGTCGACGATGGTCTGGTACAGACCGATACCGCTGCTGAACCCGGCAGCGTCAAAAGCTACGACCTGACCAGTCAGGATCGCATCGTCCGTGGGCGCATGCCGACCCTGGAAATGATCAACGAACGTTTCGCCCGTTACACCCGCATCAGCATGTTCAACATGCTGCGCCGCTCGGCGGACGTTGCCGTCGGTGGCGTGCAGGTGATGAAGTTCGGCGAATACGTGCACTCGCTGTACGTGCCGACCAGCCTCAACCTGGTCAAGATCAAACCGTTGCGCGGCACTGCGTTGTTCATCCTCGACGCCAAACTGGTGTTCAAACTGGTGGACAACTTCTTCGGCGGCGACGGCCGACACGCGAAGATCGAAGGGCGTGAATTCACCCCCACCGAATTGCGTGTAGTGCGCATGGTGCTGGAACAGGCCTTCGTCGATTTGAAAGAAGCCTGGCAGGCGATCATGGAAGTGAACTTCGAGTACATCAACTCGGAAGTGAACCCGGCCATGGCCAACATCGTCGGCCCGAGCGAAGCGATTGTGGTGTCGACGTTCCACATCGAACTCGATGGCGGTGGCGGCGACCTGCACGTGACCATGCCCTACTCGATGATCGAACCCGTGCGCGAAATGCTCGACGCCGGCTTCCAGTCGGACCTCGACGATCAGGACGAACGCTGGGTCAACGCCTTGCGTCAGGACGTGCTGGACGTTGACGTACCGATCGGTGCCACGGTTGCCCGTCGCCAGTTGCGCCTGCGGGACATTCTGCACATGCAGCCGGGCGACATTATCCCGGTCGAGATGCCGGACGAGATGATCATGCGCGCCAACGGCGTGCCTGCGTTCAAGGTCAAGATGGGGTCGCACAAAGGCAACCTCGCGTTGCAAGTGATCGAGCCGATCGAGCGCCGCTGA
- the fliR gene encoding flagellar biosynthetic protein FliR, with the protein MSLLQLTDTQISTWVATFMLPLFRIGALLMVMPVFGTTLVPTRVRLYFALAITLVIAPGLPPMPPVNALDLSGLLLIAEQILVGAVLGFSLQLFFQAFVVAGQIVSIQMGMGFASMVDPTNGVSVAVIGQFFTMLVTLLFLSMNGHLVVFEVLTESFTTLPVGSGLMVNHFWELAGKLGWVLGAALLLVLPAITALLVVNIAFGVMTRAAPQLNIFSIGFPLTLVLGLFIVWVGLADIINQYQPLASEALQLLRELARAR; encoded by the coding sequence ATGTCGCTGCTCCAGCTGACCGATACCCAGATCAGTACCTGGGTGGCGACGTTCATGCTGCCGCTGTTTCGTATCGGCGCCTTGCTGATGGTCATGCCGGTTTTCGGCACGACCCTGGTGCCTACGCGAGTGCGCCTATATTTCGCCTTGGCGATTACATTGGTGATCGCTCCCGGCCTGCCGCCGATGCCGCCGGTCAATGCGCTGGACTTGAGCGGTTTGCTGCTGATTGCCGAGCAGATCCTCGTCGGTGCCGTGCTGGGATTCTCCTTGCAACTGTTCTTCCAGGCCTTTGTGGTCGCCGGGCAGATCGTCTCCATTCAGATGGGTATGGGTTTCGCTTCGATGGTCGATCCCACCAACGGTGTCTCGGTGGCGGTGATCGGGCAGTTCTTCACCATGCTGGTGACGCTGTTGTTCCTGTCCATGAACGGCCACCTGGTGGTGTTCGAAGTCCTTACCGAAAGCTTTACTACGTTGCCGGTCGGTAGCGGGTTGATGGTCAATCATTTCTGGGAACTGGCCGGCAAGCTCGGCTGGGTCCTCGGTGCTGCGCTGTTGCTGGTGTTGCCGGCAATCACCGCGTTGCTGGTGGTCAACATCGCCTTTGGCGTGATGACCCGGGCTGCGCCGCAGTTGAACATCTTTTCTATCGGCTTCCCGCTGACACTGGTGCTCGGGCTGTTCATCGTCTGGGTCGGGCTGGCGGACATTATCAATCAGTATCAACCGCTGGCCTCCGAGGCCTTGCAGTTGTTACGCGAACTGGCACGGGCGCGCTGA
- the fliJ gene encoding flagellar export protein FliJ, which yields MAQSRASRLAPVVEMAEKAEKTAVLRLGHFQGQVRLAESKLADLEAFRLDYQEQWIVRGSSGVSGQWLLGYQGFLAQLGTAIDQQRQSLVWHQNNLNKARESWQQAFARVEGLRKLVLRYLDEARRLEDRREQKLLDELSQRLPRQDPY from the coding sequence ATGGCCCAGAGCCGAGCCTCGCGCCTGGCCCCCGTGGTCGAAATGGCCGAAAAGGCCGAGAAAACCGCGGTCCTGCGTCTGGGGCACTTTCAGGGGCAGGTCCGTCTGGCCGAAAGCAAGCTCGCCGACCTCGAAGCCTTTCGTCTCGATTACCAGGAGCAGTGGATCGTGCGCGGCAGCAGTGGCGTGTCGGGCCAATGGTTGCTGGGTTATCAAGGCTTCCTGGCGCAACTGGGGACCGCCATCGACCAGCAGCGGCAAAGCCTGGTATGGCATCAAAACAACCTGAACAAGGCACGGGAATCCTGGCAGCAGGCGTTTGCCCGGGTCGAAGGCTTGCGCAAACTGGTGTTGCGCTACCTGGATGAGGCACGGCGGCTGGAAGACCGGCGTGAGCAAAAGCTGCTGGATGAGCTGTCCCAGCGGTTGCCGCGTCAGGATCCGTATTGA
- a CDS encoding flagellar hook-length control protein FliK: MPVTPNMLLQAAAQAKTQAASAKTPALAAEPGDKASSFAQVYANQARNKPSAVGDGSARPIHDKAPDSPDKKDVSNDKSAAPEPAVADSGKSLPADKPAQADDEAASDEGAEAVQTPVADAAPVDPTLDPALMQAVQPAAPMPLPAAPPVVVTPPPQVEVAVTAATTPVVASTDTDFDPEADPLDALPAVRMAMEQGGHISAASQAQPTAAPTSAQAQADGESTSAQNFAAGMASMLDVQADKDSTGQDGDKAFSGLIDDGLKDLKSASSDTRVDDFANRLAALTQAATPKTANALPVNQPIAMHQSGWTEEVVNRVMYLSSANLKAADIQLQPAELGRLDIRVNMVPDQQTQVTFMSAHPSVREALDGQMHRLRDMFAQQGMGQVDVNVSDQSRGSQQGQDQAQQSQGGRTSASGGRLDSMDGELTPTIAEVAPAATSVIGSSAVDYYA, encoded by the coding sequence ATGCCCGTTACCCCCAATATGCTCCTTCAGGCCGCCGCGCAGGCCAAGACTCAAGCCGCCTCCGCCAAAACACCGGCGCTGGCCGCTGAGCCTGGGGACAAGGCATCCAGCTTCGCTCAGGTCTACGCCAATCAAGCCCGGAACAAACCCTCTGCGGTGGGTGATGGATCGGCCAGGCCGATACACGATAAAGCGCCGGACAGCCCCGATAAAAAAGACGTCAGCAACGACAAGTCTGCCGCTCCGGAACCGGCGGTTGCCGATAGCGGCAAATCCTTGCCCGCCGATAAACCGGCGCAGGCTGACGACGAGGCCGCCAGCGATGAAGGAGCGGAGGCTGTGCAAACGCCGGTCGCTGATGCCGCGCCTGTTGACCCGACGCTGGATCCTGCGTTAATGCAGGCAGTACAGCCCGCGGCGCCAATGCCGCTACCGGCCGCTCCGCCCGTTGTGGTCACCCCACCACCGCAGGTCGAGGTGGCTGTGACGGCGGCAACGACTCCGGTCGTTGCAAGCACTGACACCGATTTCGATCCCGAAGCCGATCCCCTTGACGCACTGCCCGCCGTGCGCATGGCCATGGAGCAGGGCGGCCATATTTCGGCGGCGAGTCAGGCCCAGCCAACAGCGGCACCGACCTCGGCCCAGGCTCAGGCCGACGGCGAGTCGACCTCGGCGCAGAACTTCGCCGCCGGCATGGCGAGCATGCTCGATGTGCAAGCCGACAAGGACAGCACCGGCCAGGACGGCGACAAGGCCTTCAGTGGTCTTATCGATGACGGTCTCAAGGATCTGAAATCCGCCAGTAGCGATACCCGGGTCGACGATTTCGCCAACCGTCTGGCGGCACTGACCCAGGCGGCCACGCCGAAAACCGCCAACGCATTGCCGGTGAACCAGCCGATCGCCATGCATCAGAGCGGCTGGACCGAAGAAGTCGTGAACCGGGTCATGTACCTGTCCAGTGCCAATCTCAAGGCCGCCGACATTCAGTTGCAACCGGCGGAGCTGGGGCGGCTGGACATTCGGGTGAACATGGTTCCGGATCAGCAGACTCAAGTGACATTCATGAGTGCCCATCCAAGCGTCCGTGAAGCGCTGGACGGGCAGATGCATCGCTTGCGTGACATGTTTGCGCAACAGGGCATGGGCCAGGTCGACGTCAATGTGTCCGACCAGTCCCGCGGGTCGCAGCAAGGCCAGGATCAGGCTCAACAGAGTCAGGGTGGGCGCACCAGTGCCAGTGGCGGTCGCCTTGATTCGATGGATGGCGAGCTCACCCCAACCATTGCCGAAGTGGCGCCTGCGGCTACCAGCGTCATCGGCTCTAGCGCCGTCGACTACTACGCCTGA
- a CDS encoding fused response regulator/phosphatase — protein MQSPFEPLTILIAEDSAADRMLLSTIVRRQGHEVLTAANGAEAVEAFRQQRPQLVLMDAMMPVMDGFEAARQIKELAGETLVPIIFLTSLTESEALARCLEAGGDDFLAKPYNQVILGAKIKAMDRLRRLQATVLQQRDQIARHHEYLLNEQRVAKAVFDKVAHSGCLSAPNIRYLQSPYALFNGDLLLAAFTPAGDMHVLLGDFTGHGLPAAVGAMPLAEVFYGMTAKGYGLSETLREMNAKLKRILPVDMFCCATMLCLSFQRRSVEVWNGGMPDGYLHSIASGERTPLAARHLPLGVLSPHSFDDRTEVFPMAVGDRVFLLSDGVIDTCDANEQLFGVERLQQVFAANRQPDELFEEIEQALRDFRGEARDDVSMVEVSLLEAAQLSPPALVYSDSGQSCPLDWSVSFEFRAATLKRFNPLPFLLQLLLEVHGLRAQSGALYSVLAELYSNALEHGVLGLDSSLKRDASGFTRYYQQRNTRLDALQDGYVRVHLQVTPKGEGGCLIVRIEDSGKGFDVARVMERPVDGVRLSGRGVSLIRQLGHNASWSDDGRSARVEFFWEALA, from the coding sequence ATGCAGTCGCCGTTCGAACCGCTGACGATCCTGATCGCCGAAGACAGCGCGGCCGATCGCATGCTGCTGTCGACCATCGTTCGTCGCCAGGGGCATGAGGTGCTGACGGCCGCCAACGGTGCCGAAGCCGTTGAAGCGTTTCGCCAGCAACGACCGCAACTGGTGCTCATGGACGCGATGATGCCGGTGATGGACGGTTTTGAGGCGGCCCGGCAGATCAAGGAGTTGGCCGGGGAAACCCTGGTGCCAATCATCTTCCTCACCTCGCTGACCGAAAGCGAAGCGCTGGCCCGCTGTCTGGAGGCCGGGGGTGACGACTTTCTGGCAAAGCCCTACAACCAGGTGATCCTCGGCGCCAAGATCAAGGCGATGGACCGCTTGCGACGATTGCAGGCCACGGTGTTGCAACAGCGTGACCAGATCGCCAGGCACCACGAGTACCTGCTCAACGAACAGCGCGTGGCCAAGGCCGTGTTCGACAAGGTGGCTCACTCCGGCTGCTTGAGTGCGCCGAATATTCGCTACCTGCAATCGCCTTATGCGTTGTTCAACGGCGATCTGCTGCTGGCCGCGTTCACCCCGGCCGGCGACATGCACGTGCTGCTCGGCGATTTTACCGGTCACGGTTTGCCGGCCGCAGTCGGTGCCATGCCCTTGGCTGAAGTTTTCTATGGCATGACCGCCAAGGGTTACGGCCTGTCCGAAACCCTGCGCGAGATGAATGCCAAGCTCAAGCGCATCCTGCCGGTGGACATGTTCTGTTGTGCAACGATGCTGTGCCTGAGTTTTCAGCGCCGCTCGGTGGAGGTCTGGAACGGCGGAATGCCGGACGGTTACCTGCACAGCATCGCCAGCGGCGAGCGAACGCCGCTGGCGGCTCGGCATTTGCCGCTCGGCGTGTTGAGCCCGCATTCCTTCGATGACCGCACCGAGGTGTTTCCGATGGCGGTCGGGGATCGGGTCTTCCTGTTGTCCGACGGAGTGATCGATACCTGCGATGCCAACGAACAGCTGTTTGGAGTGGAGCGGTTGCAGCAGGTGTTTGCGGCCAATCGTCAGCCTGATGAACTGTTCGAAGAGATCGAGCAGGCGTTGCGGGACTTTCGCGGCGAGGCCCGTGATGACGTGAGCATGGTCGAGGTCAGTCTGCTGGAGGCGGCACAACTGAGCCCGCCGGCGCTGGTGTATTCCGACAGTGGTCAGTCCTGCCCGCTGGACTGGTCAGTGAGTTTCGAATTTCGCGCCGCCACGCTCAAACGCTTCAATCCGCTGCCGTTTCTTCTGCAATTGCTGCTCGAGGTCCACGGTCTGCGGGCTCAGAGCGGGGCGCTCTACAGTGTTTTGGCCGAACTGTATTCCAATGCCCTGGAGCATGGGGTGCTGGGGCTGGATTCAAGTCTCAAGCGCGATGCCTCGGGTTTCACCCGCTATTATCAACAACGCAATACACGCCTGGACGCGTTGCAGGACGGCTATGTGCGGGTGCATTTGCAGGTAACACCCAAGGGCGAGGGCGGGTGTCTGATTGTTCGGATTGAAGACAGTGGCAAGGGTTTCGATGTCGCACGAGTAATGGAACGCCCCGTCGACGGTGTCCGTCTGTCGGGACGTGGCGTCAGTCTTATCCGTCAACTGGGCCACAACGCGAGTTGGTCCGATGATGGCCGAAGTGCCCGCGTGGAGTTTTTCTGGGAGGCTCTGGCATAA
- the fliQ gene encoding flagellar biosynthesis protein FliQ — MTPEVAVDIFREALWLTTMMVAVLVIPSLLVGLLVAMFQAATQINEQTLSFLPRLLVMLVTLIVAGPWLVQTFMEYILQLYGSIPQVIG, encoded by the coding sequence ATGACGCCAGAAGTTGCGGTAGACATCTTCCGGGAAGCGCTGTGGCTGACCACCATGATGGTTGCCGTGCTGGTGATTCCGAGTTTGCTTGTGGGCCTGTTGGTGGCGATGTTCCAGGCCGCGACCCAGATCAACGAACAGACCCTGAGCTTCCTGCCGCGTCTGCTGGTGATGCTGGTGACGTTGATCGTCGCCGGTCCGTGGCTGGTGCAGACCTTCATGGAATACATCCTGCAGTTGTACGGCAGTATTCCTCAGGTCATCGGTTAA
- the fliP gene encoding flagellar type III secretion system pore protein FliP (The bacterial flagellar biogenesis protein FliP forms a type III secretion system (T3SS)-type pore required for flagellar assembly.) produces the protein MGALRIILTLALMLAAPLAFAADPLSIPAITLGTNAEGAQEYSVSLQILLIMTALSFIPAFVMLMTSFTRIIIVFSILRQALGLQQTPSNQILTGMALFLTLFIMAPVFDRVNQDALQPYLAEKLTAQDAVAKAQVPIKDFMLAQTRSSDLELFMRLSKRTDIASPDQAPLTILVPAFVTSELKTAFQIGFMIFIPFLIIDLVVASVLMAMGMMMLSPLIISLPFKIMLFVLVDGWALIIGTLASSFGGVSP, from the coding sequence ATGGGTGCGCTACGCATCATCTTGACGCTGGCGCTGATGCTGGCCGCGCCACTGGCGTTCGCCGCCGATCCGTTGTCGATCCCGGCGATTACCCTGGGTACCAATGCCGAGGGTGCTCAGGAGTATTCGGTCAGCCTGCAAATCCTGCTGATCATGACCGCGCTGAGTTTTATCCCGGCATTCGTCATGCTGATGACCAGTTTCACCCGGATCATCATCGTCTTCTCGATCCTGCGTCAGGCCCTGGGCCTGCAACAGACGCCGTCGAACCAGATCCTCACGGGCATGGCGCTGTTCCTGACCCTGTTCATCATGGCGCCGGTATTCGACCGGGTTAATCAGGATGCCTTGCAGCCGTATCTGGCGGAGAAACTCACCGCTCAAGACGCCGTGGCCAAGGCGCAGGTGCCGATCAAGGACTTCATGCTCGCCCAGACTCGCAGCAGCGATCTGGAGTTGTTCATGCGCTTGTCCAAACGCACTGATATCGCGTCGCCGGATCAGGCGCCGCTGACGATTCTGGTTCCGGCGTTTGTCACGTCCGAACTGAAAACCGCGTTCCAGATCGGTTTCATGATCTTCATTCCGTTCCTGATCATCGACCTGGTCGTGGCCAGTGTGCTGATGGCCATGGGTATGATGATGCTCTCGCCGCTGATCATTTCCCTGCCATTCAAGATCATGCTGTTCGTGCTGGTGGATGGCTGGGCATTGATCATCGGCACCCTGGCGAGCAGCTTCGGCGGTGTATCGCCATGA
- the fliN gene encoding flagellar motor switch protein FliN, with the protein MANDINTQDDQALADEWAAALEETGDAGQDDIDALLAADAASSPSNRLPMEEFGSVPKNHEPVTLDGPNLDVILDIPVSISMEVGSTDINIRNLLQLNQGSVIELDRLAGEPLDVLVNGTLIAHGEVVVVNEKFGIRLTDVISPSERIKKLR; encoded by the coding sequence ATGGCTAACGATATAAACACCCAGGACGACCAGGCGCTGGCTGATGAATGGGCTGCGGCCCTGGAAGAAACCGGCGACGCCGGGCAGGACGACATCGACGCCTTGCTGGCCGCCGACGCCGCCAGTTCGCCGTCCAACCGTCTGCCGATGGAAGAGTTCGGCAGCGTGCCGAAAAACCACGAACCGGTTACCCTCGACGGTCCGAACCTGGACGTGATTCTCGATATCCCGGTGTCGATTTCCATGGAAGTCGGCAGCACCGATATCAACATCCGCAACCTGCTGCAACTCAACCAGGGGTCGGTGATCGAGCTCGATCGCCTGGCCGGTGAGCCGCTGGACGTGCTGGTCAACGGCACGCTCATCGCCCACGGCGAAGTAGTGGTGGTCAACGAGAAGTTCGGCATCCGCCTGACCGACGTGATCAGCCCAAGCGAACGCATCAAGAAGTTGCGCTGA
- a CDS encoding Hpt domain-containing protein — protein MADTHLDRDILNALQEVMEDEYPMLLDTFLADSEERLRILRKAEDAAQLMNAAHSFKGSSSNMGAIHLAELCHELEQRAKQKSLAGIEKLVDEIDDEFAFVRPLYEAERQRSISGNETVRRF, from the coding sequence GTGGCTGACACACATCTGGACCGCGACATACTGAACGCGCTGCAAGAGGTGATGGAGGATGAGTATCCGATGTTGCTGGATACCTTTCTCGCCGACTCCGAAGAGCGTTTACGCATCTTGCGCAAGGCTGAAGATGCCGCGCAACTCATGAATGCCGCCCACAGCTTCAAGGGCAGCAGCAGCAACATGGGCGCCATTCACCTGGCTGAGTTGTGCCATGAGCTGGAGCAGCGCGCCAAGCAAAAAAGCCTCGCCGGCATTGAAAAGCTGGTAGACGAAATTGATGACGAATTTGCGTTTGTCCGGCCGCTCTATGAAGCAGAGCGTCAGCGCTCGATCTCTGGCAATGAGACCGTTCGGCGCTTTTAG